One Methylohalobius crimeensis 10Ki DNA segment encodes these proteins:
- a CDS encoding Dyp-type peroxidase, which yields MTRQLNLDDIQGNVTRGYGRFSFPFARYFFLHIEDPEAGRKFVDKVRGKVTTAARWTPETKPKVTLNIGFTFMGLLQLELPTRTLQSLPDEFIDGMKARAHILGDRDPTQTHVGDSEWCRHWDPLWRNNRTGNGEDVHIWISMNAQLAAEGSDTPHSDLEKQTQWLRSLCDELDQKVRILATNGQSGEDEYQSASAILADIGGYKVPTAKEHFGFTDGIGDPVFEGQYPDEQVPDVVKGRGKWMSPERGWEPLATGEFLLGYPDESQELAPTAVPQNFMHNGSFLVYRKLHENVGSFREVMAAEAETYAATMDVSREEAEETLKAKMVGRWSDGVPLAKVPTYAEWKAFRKERGFEDPNPEKAALALSRYLRSPAASDFRFADDMKGYKCPMGSHLRRVNTRDYLDPLNQADSDNPDATTQLNKRRRILRRGLPYGSATLGTGDDTTEQGIAFMVVCANIFRQFEFIQQQWIQYSLDFNLGNTTCPLLGNHEHHKRHVIPSDPESGKQPYIMNRLKTFVETRGGDYFFLPSMTALRMMAMGIVDPT from the coding sequence ATGACACGACAACTCAATCTGGACGATATCCAGGGCAACGTCACCCGTGGATACGGTCGTTTCTCCTTCCCTTTCGCCCGCTATTTCTTCCTCCACATCGAGGACCCGGAGGCGGGGCGCAAATTCGTGGACAAAGTGCGCGGCAAGGTCACCACCGCCGCTCGCTGGACGCCGGAGACCAAACCCAAAGTCACGCTCAATATCGGCTTTACCTTCATGGGCTTGCTGCAGCTCGAATTGCCCACCCGAACCCTGCAGAGCCTGCCCGACGAATTCATCGACGGCATGAAGGCCCGCGCCCATATTCTCGGCGACCGGGACCCCACCCAAACCCACGTCGGCGATTCCGAATGGTGCCGCCACTGGGATCCGCTCTGGCGGAATAATCGAACCGGCAACGGCGAGGACGTCCATATCTGGATTTCCATGAATGCCCAGCTCGCCGCCGAAGGCTCAGACACGCCCCATTCCGACCTGGAAAAACAGACTCAATGGCTGCGGAGCCTCTGCGACGAGCTCGATCAAAAAGTGCGTATCCTGGCCACCAACGGTCAAAGCGGAGAGGACGAATATCAGTCGGCCTCCGCGATTCTCGCCGATATCGGCGGCTACAAAGTTCCCACCGCCAAGGAGCACTTCGGCTTCACCGACGGGATCGGCGATCCGGTCTTCGAGGGACAATACCCGGACGAACAAGTACCGGACGTGGTCAAGGGCCGGGGCAAATGGATGTCGCCCGAGCGCGGCTGGGAACCGCTGGCCACGGGCGAATTCCTGCTCGGCTATCCGGACGAAAGCCAGGAGCTTGCGCCCACCGCCGTGCCGCAAAATTTCATGCACAACGGGAGCTTCCTGGTGTACCGCAAGCTGCACGAGAATGTGGGCTCCTTCCGCGAGGTGATGGCGGCCGAAGCCGAGACCTATGCCGCCACCATGGACGTTTCCCGGGAAGAGGCGGAGGAAACTCTAAAGGCCAAAATGGTGGGGCGCTGGTCCGACGGCGTGCCGCTGGCCAAGGTTCCGACTTACGCGGAATGGAAGGCTTTTCGAAAGGAGCGGGGCTTCGAAGATCCCAACCCCGAAAAAGCCGCCCTCGCCCTTTCCCGCTATCTCCGCTCGCCCGCCGCGTCGGATTTCCGTTTCGCCGACGACATGAAGGGTTACAAATGTCCCATGGGGTCGCATCTCCGCCGGGTCAACACCCGCGACTACCTCGACCCCCTGAACCAAGCGGATTCGGACAACCCCGACGCCACCACCCAGCTCAACAAGCGCCGCCGGATTTTGCGCCGCGGCCTGCCCTACGGCTCCGCCACGCTTGGCACCGGCGACGACACCACCGAGCAGGGCATCGCCTTCATGGTGGTTTGCGCCAATATTTTCCGCCAGTTCGAATTCATTCAGCAGCAATGGATCCAGTACAGCCTGGATTTCAATCTCGGCAACACCACCTGTCCCTTGCTGGGGAATCACGAACATCACAAACGCCATGTGATTCCTTCCGATCCGGAATCCGGCAAGCAGCCCTATATCATGAACCGCCTCAAAACCTTCGTGGAAACGAGAGGCGGCGATTATTTCTTCCTGCCATCTATGACGGCGCTGCGAATGATGGCCATGGGCATTGTCGATCCCACCTAA
- a CDS encoding PQQ-dependent sugar dehydrogenase, giving the protein MKKVAITATGLILAALLLSFCKPVVRMFMSPGEPPAGQKGMTTETPGIHVQVVAEGLEIPWEIRFLPDGDMLVTERPGRLLKLPIPDPDDAPVHPEDGHAWTVASIHHQGEGGLMGLALHPNFAANRLIYLMHTSQKAGQAVNRVTRYRLTELGLIDAKTILDNIPAASFHTGGRLAFGPDGYLYITTGDATQSELAQTRNTLNGKILRVTDNGEIPPDNPFDSLLWSWGHRNPQGLAWDDSGRLWSTEHGRSGLRSGFDELNLIQPGANYGWPAIEGDATESGMHPPVKHSGPDYTWAPADLAWLDKRLFFGGLRGQALYATRIQGEKVAGFHAHFVEEFGRIRAVAVGPDSMLYFATSNRDGRGRVHTGDDKILRVDPADL; this is encoded by the coding sequence ATGAAAAAAGTTGCGATCACGGCGACGGGATTGATTCTGGCGGCCTTGCTGCTTTCCTTCTGCAAACCGGTGGTGCGGATGTTCATGTCCCCCGGTGAGCCGCCGGCGGGGCAGAAAGGCATGACGACCGAAACGCCGGGCATCCACGTCCAAGTGGTGGCCGAAGGCTTGGAAATTCCCTGGGAAATCCGGTTCCTGCCGGACGGCGATATGCTGGTTACCGAGCGCCCGGGACGGCTGCTGAAACTGCCGATTCCGGACCCGGACGACGCACCGGTTCACCCCGAGGACGGCCACGCTTGGACAGTCGCTTCGATTCATCATCAAGGCGAAGGCGGCCTCATGGGTTTGGCGCTGCATCCCAATTTCGCCGCCAACCGCCTGATTTATCTCATGCACACCAGCCAAAAAGCGGGGCAAGCGGTCAATCGGGTGACGCGCTATCGGCTCACCGAACTGGGCCTGATCGACGCCAAGACGATTCTGGATAACATCCCGGCGGCCAGCTTCCATACCGGCGGACGCCTCGCCTTCGGACCGGACGGCTACCTCTACATCACCACCGGCGACGCGACCCAATCCGAGCTGGCCCAGACGCGCAATACGCTCAACGGCAAGATTTTGCGGGTCACCGACAACGGCGAAATACCGCCGGACAACCCCTTCGATTCCTTGCTCTGGTCGTGGGGGCACCGCAATCCTCAAGGCCTGGCCTGGGACGATTCCGGACGACTGTGGAGCACCGAGCACGGCCGCTCCGGCTTGCGCAGCGGATTCGACGAGCTGAATTTGATCCAGCCGGGCGCCAACTACGGCTGGCCCGCGATCGAAGGCGACGCAACCGAATCCGGCATGCATCCGCCGGTAAAGCATTCCGGCCCCGACTACACCTGGGCGCCGGCGGATTTGGCCTGGCTCGACAAACGCTTGTTCTTCGGCGGCCTGCGCGGACAGGCCCTTTACGCAACCCGGATACAAGGGGAAAAAGTGGCCGGTTTTCACGCCCATTTCGTGGAGGAATTCGGACGCATCCGCGCCGTTGCCGTAGGGCCCGACAGCATGCTCTATTTCGCCACCAGCAACCGCGACGGCCGCGGCCGGGTGCATACAGGCGACGACAAGATACTGCGCGTCGATCCGGCTGATCTTTAA
- a CDS encoding cytochrome P450, with the protein MIDALKNLFVTPMRILLVWLEGFWSILQIVGMGLSALVGSGSLKERLVSRLTAAPAQRAIFAILRAFLPNLALSRVLVKSYENTGTAVVTRGRDVREVLSRDADFEVVYGPRMRRLTEGENFFLGMQPGWDYERDVSDMRLAARRSDVAEIVLPRARKVAEAQVAESGGKLNLPKDLTLQVPWDMTATYFGTGGPSAEAMQDWTTTLFWYLFGDLGADPELDEKSMRYAAELRAYLDEAIAQRKASLTENDDVLNRCLALQSAGTPGMSDLGIRNNLLGLLVGAIPTISKACCLALDELLRRPDALAGAQAAAQADDDEQMAQYLWEALRFNPHNPVIYRRATRDTVIARSNLRSIQIKQGQMVFAANLSAMFDRLDVPDAGAFRTDRPWETYIHWGYGMHTCFGAAINRVVIPATLKPLLTRNNLRRAAGGAGQIDTGGTPFPQHFVVEFDPA; encoded by the coding sequence ATGATTGACGCGCTCAAAAACCTTTTCGTGACCCCGATGCGCATCTTGCTCGTCTGGCTGGAAGGATTCTGGAGTATTCTTCAAATAGTGGGCATGGGACTGTCCGCGCTCGTCGGTTCCGGCAGCCTGAAGGAACGGTTGGTGTCCCGACTCACCGCCGCCCCCGCCCAAAGGGCGATTTTCGCCATCCTGCGCGCCTTTCTCCCCAACCTCGCCCTGTCCCGGGTGCTGGTGAAATCCTATGAAAACACCGGCACCGCAGTGGTGACCCGAGGAAGAGACGTGCGCGAGGTGTTGTCGCGCGATGCGGATTTCGAAGTGGTCTACGGCCCCCGAATGCGCCGGCTCACCGAAGGCGAAAATTTCTTTCTGGGAATGCAGCCCGGCTGGGATTACGAACGCGACGTCTCCGATATGCGGCTGGCGGCGCGCCGCTCCGACGTGGCCGAGATCGTCCTCCCGCGCGCCCGGAAAGTGGCTGAAGCACAGGTCGCCGAAAGCGGCGGCAAATTGAATCTGCCCAAGGACTTGACCCTTCAGGTGCCCTGGGACATGACCGCGACCTATTTCGGAACCGGCGGCCCCAGCGCCGAGGCCATGCAGGATTGGACCACCACCCTGTTCTGGTACCTGTTCGGCGATCTCGGCGCCGACCCCGAGTTGGACGAGAAATCCATGCGCTACGCGGCCGAACTTCGAGCCTACCTCGACGAAGCCATCGCCCAACGCAAAGCCTCACTCACCGAAAACGACGACGTCCTGAATCGATGCCTCGCGCTGCAGAGTGCCGGCACGCCGGGGATGAGCGATCTCGGCATCCGCAACAACCTGCTGGGCCTTCTGGTGGGCGCCATCCCCACCATCAGCAAGGCATGCTGTCTGGCCCTGGACGAGCTGCTGCGGCGGCCCGATGCCCTGGCGGGCGCGCAGGCCGCGGCCCAGGCCGACGACGACGAGCAGATGGCGCAATACCTTTGGGAGGCGCTGCGCTTCAATCCCCACAACCCGGTGATCTATCGACGCGCCACCCGCGATACGGTGATCGCCCGATCGAACCTGCGGTCGATCCAAATCAAACAGGGACAGATGGTTTTCGCGGCCAATTTGTCGGCCATGTTCGACCGGCTGGACGTGCCCGACGCCGGCGCGTTCCGCACCGATCGCCCCTGGGAAACCTACATCCATTGGGGCTACGGCATGCACACCTGCTTCGGCGCCGCCATCAACCGAGTAGTGATCCCCGCCACCCTGAAACCCTTATTGACGCGCAACAACTTGCGGCGCGCGGCGGGCGGTGCGGGACAGATCGACACCGGCGGCACCCCCTTCCCCCAGCACTTCGTCGTCGAATTCGATCCGGCCTGA
- a CDS encoding PGPGW domain-containing protein, whose amino-acid sequence MNGKSVLKITYVTARRLVVALIGGTLVLIGIVMIVFPGPAMIVIPLGLAVLGAEFAWARRWLHRLKEETNNHLDKIREIGNNHLNKIKKLRNNNG is encoded by the coding sequence ATGAATGGAAAATCCGTACTGAAGATAACTTATGTCACCGCCCGGCGGCTGGTAGTGGCGCTGATCGGCGGCACCTTGGTCTTGATCGGAATCGTGATGATCGTTTTTCCCGGCCCCGCCATGATCGTGATCCCCTTGGGCTTGGCGGTGCTCGGAGCCGAATTCGCCTGGGCGAGGCGTTGGTTGCACCGATTGAAGGAGGAAACCAACAATCATCTGGATAAAATCCGGGAAATCGGAAACAACCATTTGAATAAAATCAAGAAGCTCCGAAACAATAACGGCTAA
- a CDS encoding ABC transporter transmembrane domain-containing protein, which produces MRGVLPFLKPYAGRLGLALILLTLAAGTALALPWAIRGIIDLGLGEAPLAEINRHFLLLLGLAAALALFASSRFYLVMWLGERIVADIRRAVYGHVIHLSPAFFEETRPGEVLSRLTADTTLVQSVVGAGISIALRSAFMLGGSLIMLAATNPRLTGWILVLVPLAVFPLIVFGRKVRRLSRESQDRLAEASAVAGETLSAMPMVQAFTLERLQTGRFAAVVESAFAAARRRILARSLLSAFAILVVFGAVLLVLWIGALDVIAGNMSVGELGQFLLYAAMVATASAALSEVWGEVQRAAGAMERLLELLHARTRIETSPPPTSLPDTSRGPIRFEAVTFHYPSRPGQAALRDFSLEVAAGERLALVGPSGAGKSTVFQLLLRFYDPQAGVIRLGGIPLRRVEPGELRRHIGIVPQETVIFADSALENIRYGRPGASDEEVHAAARLAAADGFIRALPESYATFLGERGIRLSGGQRQRIAIARAILKNPPVLLLDEATSALDAESERLVQSALDRLMRGRTTLVIAHRLSTVLKADRIVVMDRGEIIAVGKHHELIQQGGLYARLAAIQFEELNAH; this is translated from the coding sequence CTGAGGGGCGTTTTGCCTTTTCTTAAACCCTATGCGGGTCGTCTGGGACTCGCCCTGATTCTGCTCACCCTCGCCGCCGGTACCGCCTTGGCGCTCCCCTGGGCGATCCGCGGCATCATCGATCTGGGACTCGGTGAAGCCCCCCTCGCCGAAATCAACCGTCATTTTCTGCTGCTCCTGGGATTGGCGGCGGCCCTTGCGCTGTTCGCATCGAGCCGTTTTTACCTGGTCATGTGGCTGGGAGAGCGCATCGTCGCCGATATTCGACGCGCAGTCTACGGCCATGTGATCCATTTGAGCCCCGCGTTTTTCGAGGAGACCCGGCCCGGCGAAGTGCTTTCCCGGCTCACCGCCGACACCACCTTGGTGCAATCGGTGGTGGGGGCGGGCATTTCCATCGCCCTGCGCAGCGCTTTCATGCTGGGGGGCAGTCTGATCATGCTGGCGGCGACCAACCCCAGGCTCACCGGATGGATTCTGGTTTTGGTGCCGCTGGCGGTGTTTCCCTTGATCGTTTTCGGTCGCAAGGTGAGACGCCTGTCCCGAGAAAGCCAGGATCGCCTGGCCGAGGCCAGCGCGGTGGCCGGGGAAACTTTGAGCGCCATGCCCATGGTGCAGGCTTTCACCCTGGAACGCTTGCAGACCGGACGCTTCGCCGCGGTGGTGGAATCGGCCTTCGCTGCCGCTCGGCGGCGCATTCTGGCGCGTTCCCTGCTTTCGGCGTTCGCCATCCTGGTGGTGTTCGGCGCGGTCCTCCTGGTATTGTGGATCGGCGCTCTCGATGTGATCGCCGGAAATATGAGCGTGGGGGAATTGGGCCAATTCCTACTTTACGCCGCCATGGTGGCCACCGCCAGCGCCGCCCTCAGCGAGGTTTGGGGCGAGGTTCAGCGGGCCGCCGGGGCCATGGAGCGATTGCTGGAGTTGCTTCACGCCCGCACCCGCATCGAAACGTCGCCGCCGCCGACTTCCCTGCCGGACACGTCGCGCGGTCCCATCCGGTTCGAGGCGGTCACTTTTCATTACCCTTCCCGCCCCGGCCAAGCGGCGCTTCGGGATTTTTCCCTGGAGGTCGCCGCGGGCGAACGCCTGGCCCTGGTGGGCCCCTCGGGAGCCGGCAAGAGCACAGTATTTCAACTGCTGCTGCGGTTCTACGACCCCCAGGCCGGCGTCATCCGCCTGGGCGGAATTCCTTTGCGGCGGGTCGAACCGGGCGAACTACGTCGTCATATCGGCATCGTTCCCCAGGAAACCGTCATTTTCGCCGACAGCGCCCTGGAAAACATCCGCTACGGCAGACCGGGGGCAAGCGACGAAGAAGTGCATGCCGCCGCCAGGCTGGCGGCGGCGGACGGGTTCATCCGGGCGTTACCCGAAAGTTATGCGACTTTCTTGGGCGAACGTGGCATTCGCCTTTCCGGCGGCCAACGGCAGCGCATCGCCATCGCCCGCGCCATCTTGAAAAATCCGCCGGTTCTGCTTCTGGACGAAGCCACCAGCGCCCTGGATGCTGAAAGCGAGCGCCTGGTTCAATCCGCCCTGGACCGGTTGATGCGAGGCCGCACCACCCTGGTGATCGCCCATCGCCTTTCCACCGTGCTTAAGGCCGACCGTATCGTGGTGATGGATCGCGGGGAAATTATCGCCGTGGGCAAGCACCACGAGCTGATCCAACAGGGCGGCCTCTACGCCAGATTGGCGGCAATCCAATTCGAGGAGTTGAATGCGCACTGA
- a CDS encoding glutathione S-transferase family protein, which translates to MAKKPFLVTLLPSVDVDLGRWLLQHWGIDYEEHPHAPVFHILALKWYGVGKDQYPLFISGGRKYPAIKAMVEALDPLAAPENRLVPDPVAEKALHDEVMKLQNEVRFGLGKGTVDWCYYHFLPRKDLTWASFTTGVPWWETLFLTFGYGLIKSLMFKGLDLTPESARKGLDRVLAGFDKIDALLADGRPFLAGDRLTLADLAFATSAAPMVLADGYGGHLPTIDRVPPEMFEVMSELRTRPAGKFVQHLYDEYRKTPPPQTKEAA; encoded by the coding sequence ATGGCCAAAAAACCCTTTCTCGTCACTCTCTTGCCGAGCGTGGATGTGGATCTCGGCCGCTGGCTCCTCCAGCATTGGGGGATCGACTACGAGGAGCATCCCCACGCGCCGGTTTTCCATATTCTGGCGCTCAAATGGTACGGGGTGGGGAAGGATCAGTACCCCTTGTTCATCTCGGGAGGCCGGAAGTATCCGGCGATCAAGGCGATGGTGGAAGCCCTCGATCCCCTCGCCGCCCCGGAAAACCGGCTGGTTCCCGACCCGGTCGCGGAAAAGGCGCTCCACGACGAAGTCATGAAACTGCAGAACGAGGTGCGATTCGGCCTCGGAAAAGGCACGGTGGACTGGTGCTATTATCATTTCCTGCCGCGCAAAGACCTGACCTGGGCGAGCTTCACCACCGGTGTCCCGTGGTGGGAAACCTTGTTTCTGACCTTCGGCTACGGACTCATCAAGTCGCTCATGTTCAAAGGACTCGATCTCACCCCCGAAAGCGCCCGAAAGGGCCTGGATCGGGTCCTGGCCGGCTTCGACAAGATCGATGCCCTGCTCGCCGACGGACGTCCGTTCCTGGCCGGCGACCGGCTGACCCTCGCCGATCTCGCCTTCGCCACCTCGGCGGCGCCCATGGTGCTCGCCGACGGCTACGGCGGCCATTTGCCGACCATCGATCGGGTCCCGCCGGAAATGTTCGAGGTCATGTCCGAACTGAGGACGCGCCCGGCAGGCAAGTTCGTCCAGCACCTCTACGACGAATACCGGAAAACCCCGCCGCCGCAGACAAAAGAAGCCGCTTGA
- a CDS encoding M48 family metalloprotease, with protein MIKILLPALLFVSLQAYAEEVNDMYAERELVHAQARYERRIDELFSQRLWSLMKEEERRALPDVRILLPLKGNGPLNAFSGRIDGIPTVVLPVLTLKFIEDLSMAYAWRHVYQYSLEPIDEYLAMLKYRRPGDFPGSRLPNPLTALGVPARIWEKDTRVDDLSLRFRNTAWAFILAHELEHLRRRHPGNGSVPAKVSQRHEQEADAFAVELFRRSDEIPMGMILWFQASVGYFPNRADFRSEAEYRDWLRGKLNHPRWGSATHPMNPGRGDQSVGG; from the coding sequence ATGATCAAGATTTTGTTGCCGGCCCTGCTATTCGTTTCGCTGCAGGCATACGCCGAGGAGGTAAACGATATGTACGCGGAGAGGGAATTGGTTCACGCTCAAGCCAGATACGAGCGACGGATCGACGAGCTCTTCTCGCAGCGTCTCTGGAGCCTGATGAAAGAAGAGGAGCGACGAGCACTCCCCGACGTCCGCATCCTGCTTCCGTTAAAGGGGAACGGTCCGCTGAACGCCTTCTCGGGTAGAATAGACGGAATTCCCACCGTAGTCCTCCCCGTATTAACCCTCAAGTTCATCGAGGACTTGAGTATGGCCTACGCCTGGCGGCACGTCTATCAATACAGCCTGGAACCCATCGATGAATATCTGGCGATGCTGAAATATCGGCGGCCTGGCGACTTTCCCGGTTCCCGCCTGCCGAACCCCCTGACGGCACTGGGCGTTCCGGCACGGATCTGGGAAAAGGATACACGGGTGGACGATTTGTCACTGCGCTTTCGCAACACGGCGTGGGCCTTCATTCTTGCCCACGAACTAGAGCATTTGCGACGGCGTCATCCGGGCAATGGCTCCGTGCCGGCAAAGGTTTCCCAACGCCATGAACAAGAAGCGGATGCATTTGCGGTTGAACTCTTCAGACGATCTGACGAGATCCCGATGGGAATGATTCTCTGGTTTCAGGCAAGCGTAGGGTATTTTCCGAACCGGGCGGATTTCCGCAGCGAGGCGGAATATCGCGATTGGCTGCGAGGCAAGTTGAACCATCCCCGCTGGGGTTCGGCGACTCACCCCATGAACCCTGGCCGCGGCGATCAATCAGTCGGCGGATGA
- a CDS encoding DUF427 domain-containing protein, producing MCHDPSERIDLKSHSGRVRVWAGDTLIADTRKAIELRETGYPLRLYIPREDVEMTRLRRSATTTHCPFKGDTTYYSIELDGETIRDAAWSYEAPFEAVAPIRGRLAFDPELIRIQGGGDRSG from the coding sequence ATGTGCCATGATCCGAGCGAACGCATCGACCTTAAAAGTCATTCCGGCCGGGTGCGGGTCTGGGCAGGTGACACCTTGATTGCCGACACGCGCAAGGCGATCGAGCTGCGCGAAACCGGTTATCCGCTCAGGCTATACATTCCGCGCGAGGACGTGGAGATGACACGCTTGCGGCGATCGGCCACCACCACCCATTGCCCTTTCAAGGGCGATACCACTTATTATTCGATCGAGCTGGACGGCGAGACGATCAGGGACGCAGCCTGGAGCTACGAGGCGCCGTTCGAAGCCGTCGCCCCTATTCGAGGACGACTCGCTTTCGATCCCGAGCTGATTCGGATTCAAGGGGGCGGCGACAGGTCAGGTTAA
- a CDS encoding ExeA family protein, producing MQEAPGIYQMLASYFGCRQEPFRRSPDPRHVSLSPSQALGYRRLLAHIRAGARHLLVIGEPGTGKTSLLRRLSQALAEADYAVSFFCNPVASISELTETATAGDPPPSPSSGREEGKGRVLLLDEADGLSEDILGALIRNSESDFTHRGRMHVVLAGRPTLLTKLRAVGLEAAAESPIRLAPLEKNEVGPFIRQHLKAVGCDSPQLFSEKAVQRVARYTGGVPARIQVLCSNAMMVAALENERVITETLVEQVAREQSFTDEEEPAIAGKASPITTPRFDELPEPEETVTLQTFTAASLESPPYRPRQGRRLGRRSLTLLLLMWVSMMLGASMMYLLGPYKHMDASRHLSKPLPPQRPEARQAKPGLPISPLPATTPMAPSESEAEAGRLQVPRKIRGYEDTPIPLDIRVTPQLASDLAVELHGLPPSVHLSAGRREGDRWLLPSTGLTGLTLTPPPHSDRDFSFSIQGFHRTSGQRLATASVEAKVRAVADMPQLKVSAAPGDRFTPIPLQIWSRLEDQDGSEELTIDICGVPYTVKLSAGHPQRKGCWTLTPAQLRGLILTPLANSPPELILGVTAKATESANGDSASTTETLRLQVFSANPQENEFLTDRSPAPDR from the coding sequence ATGCAAGAGGCACCGGGCATCTATCAGATGCTCGCCTCCTATTTCGGTTGCCGACAAGAACCCTTTCGGCGTTCTCCCGATCCGCGCCACGTCTCCCTGAGTCCTTCTCAAGCACTAGGCTATCGGCGGCTTTTGGCCCATATCCGTGCCGGCGCGAGGCACTTGCTGGTTATCGGCGAACCGGGAACCGGCAAGACATCGTTGCTACGCCGCCTATCCCAAGCACTGGCCGAAGCGGATTACGCCGTGTCCTTTTTCTGTAATCCCGTCGCTTCGATTTCTGAATTGACCGAAACCGCCACGGCGGGCGATCCCCCCCCTTCCCCCTCAAGCGGCAGGGAGGAGGGCAAGGGCAGAGTACTGCTCCTGGACGAAGCCGACGGACTTTCGGAGGACATCCTCGGGGCGCTGATTCGAAATTCCGAGTCCGACTTTACTCACCGGGGGCGGATGCATGTCGTTCTCGCAGGCCGGCCGACCTTGTTGACCAAGCTCCGCGCCGTAGGTCTGGAAGCGGCGGCTGAATCGCCCATCCGGCTGGCACCCCTCGAGAAAAACGAAGTGGGGCCATTCATTCGTCAGCACTTGAAAGCCGTCGGCTGCGATTCACCTCAGCTGTTTTCCGAGAAAGCCGTTCAACGGGTGGCCCGATACACGGGCGGGGTTCCCGCACGCATCCAAGTGCTCTGTTCGAACGCCATGATGGTGGCGGCGTTGGAGAACGAGCGCGTCATTACCGAGACCCTGGTGGAGCAGGTGGCCCGGGAACAATCTTTCACGGACGAAGAGGAGCCCGCCATCGCCGGGAAAGCTTCCCCCATCACGACACCGCGGTTCGACGAACTCCCCGAGCCCGAGGAAACGGTAACGCTCCAAACGTTCACCGCCGCCAGTCTCGAATCTCCGCCCTATCGTCCTCGCCAAGGGAGACGCCTGGGCCGCCGATCACTGACGCTCCTTCTCCTGATGTGGGTGTCGATGATGCTGGGGGCTTCAATGATGTATCTGTTGGGACCCTACAAACACATGGATGCCTCCAGACACTTGTCGAAGCCTCTTCCGCCGCAGAGACCGGAAGCAAGACAAGCGAAACCGGGGCTACCCATCTCTCCGCTTCCTGCTACCACGCCCATGGCACCAAGCGAGTCGGAGGCCGAAGCGGGCCGCCTCCAGGTTCCCCGGAAGATCCGGGGGTATGAAGATACCCCCATTCCCCTCGACATCCGCGTCACCCCGCAACTGGCCTCCGACCTGGCTGTGGAGCTTCACGGCTTGCCGCCGAGCGTCCATCTCTCCGCAGGCCGCAGGGAGGGGGATAGGTGGCTCCTTCCGAGCACCGGTTTGACGGGGCTCACCCTTACTCCGCCGCCGCACAGCGACCGGGATTTTTCCTTCTCCATCCAGGGATTCCACCGCACCTCCGGGCAGCGACTGGCGACCGCTTCCGTCGAGGCGAAGGTTCGAGCGGTGGCGGACATGCCGCAGCTCAAGGTGTCGGCCGCACCGGGTGACCGCTTCACCCCCATTCCCCTGCAGATATGGTCCCGACTCGAGGACCAAGACGGATCGGAGGAACTTACCATTGATATCTGCGGCGTCCCTTACACCGTCAAACTCTCCGCCGGTCATCCCCAACGCAAGGGCTGCTGGACACTCACTCCCGCCCAACTCCGCGGGTTGATTTTGACCCCCCTGGCAAACTCTCCCCCCGAGCTCATACTGGGAGTGACCGCCAAAGCGACCGAATCAGCCAATGGAGACAGCGCCAGCACCACCGAAACCTTGCGCCTCCAGGTGTTTTCGGCCAACCCCCAAGAAAACGAATTTTTGACCGATCGTTCCCCCGCGCCCGATCGCTAA